One window from the genome of Paracoccus marcusii encodes:
- a CDS encoding CheB methylesterase domain-containing protein produces MSNPVLLIVEPNPARLTALLRRCEEQGGVTVLGATTPGEAYVLIELHLPRRVAVAAEFAESIEFDALADILTMIDAGVVIYGQMRVPAGGYPVMSSPEQMLSRLFGGLQPARAAPIRAADPVPPTDAAAGLILLGASTGGITALEAVLAGFRADCPPTMIVQHIRPGFAEGLIRRLDQLLAPQVVAAQDNMPLRRGVVYLAAAPDRHLGVTLRGGPRARLSATPPVSGHRPSVDVLFSDGAAIADRLDIRAALLTGMGADGAQGLCALRRAGAHTIAQDRATSVVWGMPRVAVELGGAVDVLPLTRIGQTLLTREPARLRRLS; encoded by the coding sequence GTGTCGAATCCGGTCCTGCTGATCGTTGAACCGAACCCCGCCCGCCTGACCGCCCTGCTGCGCCGATGCGAGGAACAGGGCGGTGTGACCGTGCTGGGCGCCACCACGCCCGGCGAGGCCTATGTGCTGATCGAACTGCACCTGCCGCGCCGCGTGGCCGTGGCCGCCGAATTCGCCGAATCGATCGAATTCGACGCATTGGCGGACATCCTGACGATGATCGACGCGGGCGTGGTCATCTATGGTCAGATGCGCGTGCCGGCGGGCGGATATCCGGTGATGTCCAGCCCCGAACAGATGCTGTCGCGCCTGTTCGGTGGGCTTCAGCCCGCCCGCGCCGCACCGATCCGTGCCGCAGACCCCGTACCACCCACGGACGCGGCGGCCGGGCTGATCCTGCTGGGCGCCTCGACCGGCGGAATCACCGCGTTGGAGGCCGTGCTGGCCGGATTTCGCGCCGACTGTCCACCGACGATGATCGTGCAGCATATTCGCCCGGGCTTTGCCGAAGGGCTGATCCGCCGGCTTGATCAACTGCTTGCGCCGCAGGTTGTCGCGGCGCAGGACAACATGCCCCTGCGGCGGGGCGTCGTCTATCTGGCCGCCGCGCCTGACAGGCATCTGGGCGTGACCCTGCGGGGCGGACCCCGCGCGCGTCTGTCCGCGACCCCACCCGTATCCGGGCACCGTCCGTCCGTGGACGTGCTGTTCTCCGACGGTGCGGCGATTGCCGATCGTCTGGACATCCGTGCCGCGCTGCTGACAGGGATGGGGGCCGACGGCGCGCAGGGGCTGTGCGCGCTGCGTCGGGCAGGGGCGCACACGATAGCTCAGGACCGTGCCACATCCGTCGTCTGGGGCATGCCGCGTGTCGCGGTGGAGCTGGGCGGTGCGGTCGACGTGCTGCCCCTCACGCGCATCGGCCAGACGCTTTTGACGCGGGAACCCGCCCGCCTGAGGAGGCTGTCATGA
- a CDS encoding STAS domain-containing protein — MHALPLPETFDRKAVSAFARTLLDHRGADAVLDASGVARMGTLAVELLIAARKQWQADGKTLSIRDASDPFLTTIQAVGASVQLLQTGGPA; from the coding sequence ATGCATGCCCTGCCCCTGCCCGAGACGTTCGACCGCAAGGCCGTCTCTGCCTTTGCCCGCACCCTGCTGGACCATCGGGGCGCGGATGCGGTCCTGGATGCGTCCGGGGTCGCGCGCATGGGCACCCTTGCGGTCGAGCTGCTGATCGCAGCGCGCAAGCAGTGGCAGGCCGACGGCAAGACGCTGTCGATCCGTGACGCCTCGGACCCGTTTCTGACCACGATCCAGGCTGTCGGCGCCTCGGTCCAGCTTCTTCAAACCGGGGGACCCGCATGA
- a CDS encoding response regulator, whose translation MTTRILAVDDSPTIRALVSKALRNAGFDVFLAVDGVDGVGALSEADPHLIITDINMPRMDGFGLIENVRATGAYADVPILVLTTESGADLKARARSAGATGWIVKPFEDERLIAVIDKVLGR comes from the coding sequence ATGACGACCCGTATCCTGGCGGTCGACGATTCGCCGACAATCCGCGCGCTTGTGTCCAAGGCCCTGCGCAATGCGGGCTTTGACGTGTTCCTGGCCGTGGACGGCGTGGACGGCGTCGGCGCGCTGAGCGAGGCCGATCCGCATCTGATCATCACCGACATCAACATGCCGCGCATGGACGGCTTCGGCCTGATCGAGAACGTCCGCGCGACCGGCGCCTATGCCGACGTGCCCATCCTGGTCCTGACCACCGAAAGCGGCGCCGACCTGAAGGCACGCGCCCGCAGCGCGGGGGCCACCGGCTGGATCGTGAAACCCTTCGAGGATGAGCGTCTGATCGCCGTCATCGACAAGGTCCTGGGGCGCTGA
- a CDS encoding chemotaxis protein CheA yields MADMDEFRDMFFVECDELLEVLATGLRQIEQPGFDVETVHAVFRAVHSVKGGAAAFGLTTLVTFAHRFETVLDLVRSDRLDVTPQIMALLHRCSDCLTDLVASARSGRDTDQAQVDGLMTELAALIDTETPEETAFEFTPISLDFDVPLSFDPIPPPASGLLVQMTPTFQLYRSGNDPMALLNALRKLGDADVHLDCDAVALLEDWSPEQPALSWQVRLTGAASQPDVMSVFEFVEDCCALTVRPLTEDDLPAPTPEPAAAPADTAPVAQIVRDAPTTAPPRAVQQQDSAQAAPTIRVALDRVDRLMNMIGELVIKEAMLSQVIQTAGLHEQPDVVAGLDAIRQLASDIQESVMAIRAQPLKLVFQRMHRILREAADATGKPVRMITIGEQTEVDKTMIERLVEPLTHMIRNSVDHGLEDSVTRQRRGKPQEGTITLSAAHRSGRVQIEVSDDGGGINRAKVRQIAEDRGLIAPGANLSPAEIDQLLFLPGFSSKDEVSALSGRGVGLDVVRREIMNLGGRVMIQSTEGQGTTFSIALPLTLAVVEGMLIQLGDQTMVLPITAVQETLRPENTMLHGVGHGSQLLSNRGELIPIIDLCTSFGVTRPAEGPDTGVLIVVETDSRRRAAFRVDAIFDQRQVVIKSLEQNYGRVPGVSAATILGDGKIALIIDPEEILLSMSNDQGRRMAAMASNG; encoded by the coding sequence ATGGCTGACATGGACGAATTCCGCGACATGTTCTTCGTCGAATGCGACGAGCTGCTGGAGGTGCTGGCCACCGGCCTGCGCCAGATCGAGCAGCCCGGCTTCGACGTGGAAACGGTGCATGCCGTGTTCCGCGCGGTGCATTCGGTCAAGGGGGGCGCTGCCGCCTTCGGCCTGACCACGCTGGTCACCTTTGCCCACCGCTTCGAGACTGTCCTGGACCTGGTCCGGTCGGACCGGCTGGACGTGACGCCCCAGATCATGGCGCTGCTGCACCGCTGTTCGGACTGCCTGACGGATCTGGTCGCCAGCGCCCGGTCGGGCCGCGATACCGATCAGGCCCAGGTCGACGGGCTGATGACCGAATTGGCTGCCCTGATCGACACGGAAACCCCCGAGGAGACCGCGTTCGAGTTCACACCGATCTCGCTGGACTTCGATGTGCCCCTGTCCTTCGATCCGATCCCGCCACCGGCGTCGGGCCTGCTGGTCCAGATGACGCCCACCTTTCAGCTGTACCGTTCGGGCAACGATCCGATGGCCCTGCTGAACGCCCTGCGCAAGCTGGGCGATGCGGACGTCCACCTGGACTGCGACGCGGTCGCTCTGCTGGAGGACTGGTCGCCCGAACAGCCCGCGCTGTCGTGGCAGGTCCGCCTGACCGGCGCGGCAAGCCAGCCCGATGTCATGTCCGTGTTCGAGTTCGTCGAGGATTGCTGCGCGCTGACGGTCCGCCCGCTGACCGAGGACGACCTGCCCGCGCCTACCCCCGAACCCGCAGCCGCGCCTGCAGACACCGCCCCCGTCGCCCAGATCGTCCGCGATGCCCCCACCACCGCTCCGCCGCGCGCGGTCCAGCAACAGGACAGCGCCCAGGCCGCACCGACCATCCGCGTGGCGCTGGACCGTGTCGATCGTCTGATGAACATGATCGGCGAACTGGTCATCAAGGAGGCGATGCTTTCCCAGGTGATCCAGACGGCGGGCCTGCACGAGCAGCCCGACGTCGTCGCCGGCCTGGATGCGATCCGGCAATTGGCAAGCGACATCCAGGAAAGCGTGATGGCGATCCGGGCGCAACCGCTGAAGCTGGTGTTCCAGCGCATGCACCGCATCCTGCGCGAGGCGGCCGACGCCACCGGCAAGCCCGTCCGCATGATCACCATCGGTGAGCAGACCGAGGTCGACAAGACCATGATCGAACGCCTGGTCGAACCGCTGACGCACATGATCCGCAACTCGGTCGATCACGGGCTGGAGGACAGCGTGACGCGCCAGCGTCGCGGCAAGCCCCAGGAAGGCACGATCACCCTGTCGGCCGCCCATCGGTCCGGTCGCGTCCAAATCGAGGTGTCGGACGATGGCGGCGGCATCAACCGCGCCAAGGTGCGTCAGATCGCCGAGGATCGCGGCCTGATCGCGCCCGGCGCCAACCTGTCGCCCGCCGAGATCGATCAGCTGCTGTTCCTGCCAGGCTTCTCCTCCAAGGACGAGGTGTCGGCCCTGTCCGGTCGCGGCGTCGGCCTGGACGTGGTGCGCCGCGAGATCATGAACCTGGGCGGCCGCGTGATGATCCAGTCGACCGAGGGTCAGGGCACGACCTTCTCGATCGCGCTGCCGCTGACGCTGGCGGTCGTCGAGGGGATGCTGATCCAGCTGGGCGACCAGACGATGGTCCTGCCGATCACCGCGGTCCAGGAAACGCTGCGCCCCGAGAACACGATGCTGCACGGCGTGGGCCACGGATCGCAGCTGCTGTCCAATCGCGGAGAGCTGATCCCGATCATCGACCTGTGCACCAGCTTCGGCGTCACCCGGCCCGCGGAGGGTCCCGACACCGGCGTGCTGATCGTGGTCGAGACCGACAGCCGCAGGCGCGCGGCCTTCCGGGTCGACGCGATCTTCGATCAGCGACAGGTTGTGATCAAAAGCCTGGAACAGAACTACGGCCGCGTGCCGGGCGTGTCGGCCGCCACGATCCTGGGCGACGGAAAGATCGCCCTGATCATCGATCCCGAAGAAATCCTTCTTTCCATGTCCAACGACCAGGGCCGCCGCATGGCCGCCATGGCATCGAACGGGTGA
- a CDS encoding chemotaxis protein CheW encodes MLQSISHNSVGKSDVVAFKLADQDFCIDIGLVREIRGWTPTTMLPHAPDYVKGVINLRGSVVTVVDLSARLGFGAATPSHRHVVIIAMHAGRIVGLLADLVSDILPINDDHIQAVPDIASNPAREFIVGMITLEDGRILRKIDLAQLLPAAHGVDA; translated from the coding sequence ATGCTGCAATCCATCTCGCATAATTCCGTCGGCAAAAGCGACGTCGTGGCCTTCAAGCTGGCCGATCAGGACTTCTGCATCGACATCGGGCTGGTCCGCGAAATTCGTGGCTGGACCCCAACGACCATGCTGCCCCACGCGCCCGACTACGTCAAAGGCGTGATCAACCTGCGCGGATCGGTCGTGACGGTCGTCGACCTGTCGGCGCGGCTCGGCTTTGGCGCTGCGACGCCGTCCCACCGCCATGTCGTCATCATCGCGATGCATGCCGGGCGGATCGTGGGGCTGCTGGCGGACCTGGTGTCCGACATCCTGCCCATCAACGACGATCACATCCAGGCGGTGCCCGACATCGCGTCGAACCCCGCGCGCGAGTTCATCGTCGGCATGATCACGCTGGAGGACGGACGCATCCTGCGCAAGATCGACCTGGCGCAGCTGCTGCCCGCGGCCCACGGGGTCGACGCGTGA
- a CDS encoding CheR family methyltransferase, protein MRTAPLSTPTPAGPVLTDGQFRKIAAIVHQDSGIILSESKRSLLMARLNRRLRVLTLPDYGAYCDRLEGPDGPQERRHLLSAITTNVTAFFREGHHFQALAQEVLPPLIAQARAGRRLRLWSAASSSGEEPYSMAVTLLDAFPDAAQHDVLILATDIDPEMVDRAQQGRFASDALAPVPPAQVKRYFQPHAAGFEAKPEVRRIMRFGELNLHDDWPFSGRFDVTFCRNTAIYFDSAARQRLWLRFGGALNEGGALFIGHSERLDGPAAGLFAATGTTQYRRNATPASART, encoded by the coding sequence GTGAGAACAGCACCCCTTTCGACCCCCACCCCCGCGGGGCCGGTCCTGACCGATGGACAATTCCGCAAGATCGCCGCGATCGTGCATCAGGACAGCGGCATCATCCTGTCGGAATCCAAGCGCAGCCTGCTGATGGCCCGCCTGAACCGCCGCCTGCGGGTCCTGACGCTGCCCGATTACGGCGCCTATTGCGACCGTCTGGAAGGGCCTGACGGACCGCAGGAACGCCGCCACCTGCTGTCGGCCATCACGACGAACGTCACGGCCTTCTTCCGCGAGGGCCACCATTTCCAGGCCTTGGCGCAGGAGGTCCTGCCCCCGCTGATCGCCCAGGCCCGCGCCGGACGGCGGCTGCGGCTGTGGTCCGCGGCCTCCTCCTCGGGCGAGGAACCCTATTCGATGGCCGTGACGCTGCTGGACGCGTTTCCCGATGCGGCGCAGCATGACGTTCTGATCCTGGCCACCGACATCGACCCCGAAATGGTGGACCGCGCCCAGCAGGGCCGCTTTGCATCCGATGCGCTGGCCCCGGTCCCCCCCGCCCAGGTCAAGCGGTATTTCCAGCCCCATGCCGCGGGCTTCGAGGCCAAGCCAGAGGTCCGGCGCATCATGCGGTTCGGCGAACTGAACCTGCATGACGACTGGCCATTTTCCGGCAGGTTCGACGTGACCTTCTGCCGCAACACCGCGATCTATTTCGACAGTGCCGCGCGCCAGCGCCTGTGGCTGCGCTTCGGTGGCGCCCTGAACGAGGGCGGCGCGCTGTTCATCGGTCATTCGGAACGGCTGGACGGCCCGGCCGCGGGCCTATTCGCCGCAACAGGCACAACCCAATACCGGCGCAATGCGACGCCGGCCTCTGCCAGGACGTGA
- a CDS encoding response regulator produces the protein MALKSNLHVMVVDDMTISRSLIEQALDWAGLVNVQYEANGETAFRRLAAAPVHLVISDYNMPGMDGLGLLEALRQNPSTQRIGFILITGTATREMIERGQRAGMNNFIAKPFTKEALLRCIESVTGKLQ, from the coding sequence ATGGCACTGAAATCGAACCTTCATGTAATGGTGGTGGACGACATGACCATCAGCCGCTCGCTGATCGAACAGGCGCTGGACTGGGCCGGCCTGGTCAACGTCCAATACGAGGCGAACGGAGAGACGGCGTTCCGCAGACTGGCCGCGGCTCCGGTTCATCTGGTCATCTCGGATTACAACATGCCCGGAATGGACGGCCTTGGCCTGCTGGAGGCGCTGCGTCAGAATCCCAGCACCCAGCGCATCGGCTTCATCCTGATCACCGGCACCGCCACGCGCGAGATGATCGAGCGGGGCCAGCGCGCCGGCATGAACAACTTCATCGCCAAGCCTTTCACCAAGGAGGCGTTGCTGCGCTGCATCGAATCGGTGACGGGCAAGCTGCAATGA
- a CDS encoding IucA/IucC family protein — protein sequence MTFSDPCLLAVRHPDQAGPGAGTLPDPCPASDAQGIADLASLRALLICDRRELGGGCDLVPVAGGWLEVVTDAPMASGLPRIRGLIRHGPDGSRPIDPDLALSLILDRLTGDHGPAGAALARRVQASRHRIATICGQRLARPHPAPDWLTAEQAVIFGHWMHPCPKALSGMSLPEERAMTPDWCGALHLVGLSVRKDLIAGTDPDRARDLPGMDLDPGPGRILLPAHPLTWDRARRDPAIAALLSQGAIRELGPVGPAWWATSSVRTLWRGDSPWQVKVSLPVTITNSQRVNKRHELLAGAAMSARIGALQGRFGRLRLIDDPHWLTLALPGRIESGLEVILRRNPWRGGRGGQVMQVAGLVAEPLPGRPSMLAQVMAGHDPAAWFDAYLDCTVAPLLRLYDATGIAVEAHQQNALLDLSQGLPRRCDIRDNQGFYVADDMACATLRAIPNLFYPRAEAEDALTYSLIVNQVFGVIHRMALDGIWPERRALSALAAHLGGLTRLPGHGGPLARRWLTQPHLPAKGNLLTQLGGVDELLIPGERAPMIRVPNPLPALAHAGMLSDVA from the coding sequence ATGACCTTTTCCGACCCGTGCCTGTTGGCTGTCCGACATCCTGACCAAGCAGGTCCGGGGGCCGGCACCCTGCCCGATCCTTGCCCTGCGTCTGACGCGCAGGGCATCGCCGATCTGGCCAGCCTGCGCGCGCTGCTGATCTGCGACAGACGCGAGCTGGGCGGCGGGTGCGATCTGGTCCCGGTCGCCGGCGGCTGGCTGGAGGTCGTGACCGATGCGCCGATGGCATCGGGCCTGCCGCGTATCCGCGGGCTGATCCGGCACGGGCCGGACGGATCGCGCCCCATCGACCCGGACCTGGCGCTGTCGTTGATCCTGGACCGACTGACAGGCGATCACGGACCTGCAGGCGCCGCCTTGGCCCGCCGCGTGCAGGCCAGCCGTCATCGGATCGCCACGATCTGCGGACAGCGCCTGGCGCGGCCGCACCCCGCACCCGACTGGTTGACCGCCGAACAGGCGGTGATCTTCGGCCACTGGATGCATCCCTGCCCCAAGGCGTTGTCCGGCATGTCCCTGCCCGAGGAACGCGCGATGACCCCCGACTGGTGCGGCGCGTTGCACCTTGTCGGCCTGTCGGTCCGCAAAGACCTGATCGCAGGCACCGACCCTGACCGTGCGCGCGATCTGCCGGGCATGGATCTGGACCCCGGTCCCGGACGCATCCTGCTGCCCGCGCATCCGCTGACCTGGGACCGCGCCCGCCGCGATCCGGCCATCGCCGCGCTGCTGTCGCAGGGCGCCATCCGCGAACTTGGCCCGGTGGGACCGGCATGGTGGGCGACATCCTCGGTGCGGACGTTGTGGCGCGGCGACAGCCCGTGGCAGGTCAAGGTGTCGCTGCCGGTCACCATCACCAACTCGCAGCGCGTGAACAAGCGTCACGAACTGCTGGCGGGCGCGGCGATGTCGGCCCGCATCGGCGCGCTGCAGGGGCGGTTCGGGCGGCTGCGGTTGATCGACGACCCGCATTGGCTGACCCTGGCCCTGCCCGGTCGCATCGAATCCGGGCTGGAGGTGATCCTGCGCCGCAACCCGTGGCGCGGGGGACGCGGGGGGCAGGTGATGCAGGTCGCGGGCCTGGTCGCCGAACCTCTGCCGGGACGGCCGTCGATGCTGGCGCAGGTCATGGCGGGGCACGACCCGGCCGCCTGGTTCGACGCCTATCTGGACTGCACCGTCGCCCCCCTGCTGCGCCTGTATGACGCCACCGGCATCGCGGTCGAGGCACATCAGCAGAACGCCCTGCTGGACCTCTCCCAAGGTCTGCCGCGCCGCTGCGACATCCGCGACAACCAGGGCTTCTATGTGGCCGACGACATGGCCTGCGCCACGCTGCGCGCCATTCCCAACCTGTTCTATCCGCGCGCCGAGGCAGAGGACGCCCTGACCTATTCGCTGATCGTGAACCAGGTGTTTGGCGTGATCCACCGCATGGCGCTGGACGGGATCTGGCCAGAGCGGCGGGCGCTATCCGCGCTGGCAGCCCATCTTGGCGGTCTGACCCGCCTGCCGGGTCATGGCGGCCCCTTGGCCCGCCGTTGGCTGACGCAGCCGCATCTGCCCGCCAAAGGCAATCTGCTGACCCAGTTGGGCGGTGTGGACGAACTGCTGATCCCCGGGGAACGCGCACCCATGATCCGCGTGCCAAACCCCCTGCCCGCGCTGGCCCATGCCGGGATGCTGTCCGATGTCGCCTGA
- a CDS encoding IucA/IucC family protein, translating to MSPETRALRQTIEALAFERILRPAQGGWTVGGLAIRAPYRLQASGRVRLLDDPRDATGGLLKPDDLERALARAGHDPAALMTAMRRSAHFLRAAGPVRDNRLSLTGPALEASLIEGHPYHPGFKSRAGFSDTDNAAFGPEGGRTIVPVWLSVDPAIVTRAGTDPAQGWAPPGAIPVHPWQWRRLQRDPAVQALMARGALKVLPAEGPRMQATASLRTLAACDGGDHLKLSLSVGVTSSVRDLMPWSVAVAPAISDWLERVVASDRHLAGLTILPEHGAAIVARKLLGGRLAAIRRSPPPPGAMPLSALSLTQPDGRALIAPWLAAHGTQAWTARLLTILQPVWRLMTHHGIALEAHGQNLLITHDGGWPTGLVARDFSESLEYLPDRLSLAAPDLAAIEPAMAGAPDGTYHRMGRATDLRDLVADCLVTHVLSDLADLLHRTGHLSEAIFWRLARAALPHAPSLRTDAATVPAESLAAGLLGRTETHPAPNPLKEPAMTRLFHLNDTLIDPFGPDAPDLLAGRDPERTRIALLMTDRAACLTQILRLRDAGASCHPIHPETPPDQAHDLARRAGCDLMMTDAGLQGLGQDAPHAPGGVLIQTSSGTTGAPKIIARSWAAIQTEIDAYLQAFSQAVGMTPVIAAPITHSYGLIAGVLVGQARGHAPVVLNHANPRAILRQLARIRDPLIYAAPPLLHVLARLAGAQGLHAVMSSGTVLPQPWFDAIRCAARHLFQQYGCSEAGCLAIAQNPDRPEDMGLPLPHVRLQAGRDAPGPVSVHAAGATVQTGDLGVIDARGHLIFAGRQAEVIDVAGLNVYPAHIEAAALSLPGIIDAVAFAVPDPVAHQRPALAYAGDIAEAPLDAHLAALLSPRQRPVRLVRLPALPRGANGKIARRALAETLSEAPA from the coding sequence ATGTCGCCTGAGACCCGCGCCCTGCGCCAGACGATAGAGGCTCTGGCGTTCGAACGCATCCTGCGCCCGGCGCAGGGCGGCTGGACAGTGGGCGGCCTGGCCATCCGGGCGCCATATCGCCTGCAGGCCAGCGGCCGTGTCAGGCTGTTGGACGACCCGCGCGATGCCACCGGCGGATTGCTGAAACCGGACGACCTGGAACGCGCGCTGGCCAGGGCCGGCCACGATCCCGCGGCGCTGATGACCGCCATGCGGCGCAGCGCGCATTTCCTGCGCGCGGCGGGGCCGGTTCGCGACAACCGCCTGTCGCTGACCGGCCCGGCGCTGGAGGCGAGCCTGATCGAGGGGCATCCGTATCATCCCGGCTTCAAGTCCCGCGCCGGGTTTTCGGACACTGACAATGCCGCCTTCGGCCCCGAAGGCGGCAGGACCATCGTGCCGGTCTGGCTATCGGTCGACCCCGCAATCGTGACGCGTGCAGGAACGGACCCCGCGCAGGGCTGGGCGCCGCCGGGGGCCATCCCGGTCCACCCGTGGCAGTGGCGGCGCCTGCAACGTGACCCGGCGGTGCAGGCGCTGATGGCGCGCGGGGCCTTGAAGGTGCTGCCGGCGGAGGGGCCGCGGATGCAGGCCACGGCGTCGCTGCGGACATTGGCCGCCTGCGACGGGGGCGATCACCTGAAGCTGTCGCTTAGCGTGGGGGTGACCTCCTCGGTCCGCGACCTGATGCCGTGGTCGGTGGCGGTGGCGCCGGCCATATCGGACTGGCTGGAACGCGTGGTGGCGTCCGATCGGCACCTGGCCGGGCTGACGATCCTCCCGGAACATGGCGCGGCCATCGTCGCACGCAAGCTGCTGGGCGGCAGGCTGGCTGCGATCCGGCGCAGCCCCCCGCCCCCAGGTGCCATGCCCCTGTCGGCCCTGTCGCTGACCCAGCCGGACGGGCGCGCACTGATCGCGCCCTGGCTGGCCGCGCATGGCACCCAGGCGTGGACCGCGCGGCTGCTGACGATCCTGCAGCCCGTCTGGCGCCTGATGACCCATCACGGGATCGCGCTGGAGGCGCATGGCCAGAACCTGCTGATCACCCATGACGGCGGCTGGCCGACCGGGCTGGTGGCCCGCGATTTCAGCGAAAGCCTGGAGTACCTGCCGGACCGGCTGAGCCTGGCCGCCCCCGACCTTGCGGCCATCGAACCGGCGATGGCGGGGGCACCGGACGGCACCTATCACCGCATGGGCCGGGCCACCGACCTGCGCGATCTGGTCGCCGACTGTCTGGTTACCCACGTGCTGTCGGATCTGGCGGATCTGCTGCACCGCACCGGCCATCTGTCCGAAGCGATCTTCTGGCGGCTGGCCCGCGCCGCCCTGCCCCATGCCCCCAGCCTGCGCACCGACGCCGCGACGGTTCCGGCGGAGAGCTTGGCCGCGGGGCTGCTGGGCCGCACCGAAACCCACCCTGCGCCGAACCCGCTGAAGGAGCCCGCCATGACCCGCCTGTTCCACCTGAACGACACGCTGATCGATCCGTTCGGCCCGGACGCCCCCGACCTGCTGGCCGGCCGCGACCCCGAACGCACGCGCATCGCACTGTTGATGACTGACCGCGCGGCATGCCTGACGCAGATCCTGCGCCTGCGGGATGCGGGCGCGTCCTGTCATCCGATCCACCCGGAAACGCCCCCCGATCAGGCGCACGATCTGGCAAGGCGGGCGGGCTGCGACCTGATGATGACCGATGCGGGTCTGCAGGGGTTGGGACAGGATGCGCCGCATGCGCCGGGTGGGGTGCTGATCCAGACCAGTTCGGGCACCACCGGCGCACCCAAGATCATCGCCCGCAGTTGGGCCGCCATCCAGACCGAGATCGACGCCTATCTGCAGGCCTTTTCGCAGGCGGTCGGGATGACGCCGGTCATCGCAGCCCCGATCACCCATTCCTATGGACTGATCGCCGGTGTGCTTGTCGGACAGGCTCGGGGACATGCTCCGGTGGTGCTGAACCACGCCAACCCGCGCGCCATCCTGCGCCAGCTGGCCCGGATCCGCGATCCGCTGATCTATGCCGCACCGCCGCTGCTGCATGTGCTGGCGCGGTTGGCCGGGGCGCAGGGGCTGCACGCGGTGATGTCGTCGGGGACTGTGCTGCCGCAGCCGTGGTTTGACGCGATCCGCTGCGCGGCGCGCCACTTGTTCCAGCAGTACGGCTGTTCCGAGGCGGGATGCCTGGCCATCGCGCAGAACCCCGACCGGCCCGAGGATATGGGCCTGCCCCTGCCGCATGTCCGCCTGCAGGCCGGACGGGACGCACCCGGCCCCGTCTCCGTCCATGCCGCAGGCGCGACGGTGCAGACCGGCGATCTGGGCGTGATCGACGCCCGCGGCCACCTGATCTTTGCCGGGCGCCAGGCCGAGGTGATCGATGTCGCGGGCCTGAACGTCTATCCCGCCCATATCGAGGCCGCGGCCCTGAGCCTGCCGGGCATCATCGACGCGGTGGCATTCGCCGTCCCGGACCCCGTCGCGCATCAGCGCCCCGCGCTTGCCTATGCCGGCGACATCGCCGAGGCGCCGCTGGACGCCCATCTGGCGGCGCTGCTGTCGCCACGCCAGCGGCCGGTGCGTCTGGTCCGCCTGCCCGCCCTGCCGCGTGGTGCGAACGGCAAGATCGCCCGCCGCGCCCTTGCCGAAACCCTGTCGGAGGCCCCCGCATGA